From the Actinomadura luzonensis genome, the window TCCACTGTTGACCGGCCCCCCTGACGCCACCGCCCGGTTCGTCGTCACGTCCACGCGAGGCCGCCTCCCCGTCCCGCCGTCACCGCCGCCCATGAGTGCGTCCTCGACCGGAGCGGTGGTCACGTCGTGGACGGAGGATCGTCCGTGGTGCCCGCGAAGGTGGCGCGTACCTCCTCGGGGGTGTGGGCGAGCGCGTCGGGGTCGGGGTTGGCGGGTGTGACGTGCGGTAGGTGGATGACGATGTCGTACGCCGACAGGGCGTCCACCTCGGTGTAGAGGGTGCCGAGGCGTTGCCGCCCGGCGGCGCGGACCAGGGCGGCGTCCGCCGGGGACAGGCGCCGCAGGTCGGTGGCGAAGGGCCCGTCGGCGGTGGCCGCCATGAGCGCGTCGAGGCTGCCCGGCTCCGGCGGCTCCAGGGGCGCGAAGAACCGGCCGCTGCGGAAGTCGGCGTGCGAGGTGGTGAGTACCTGCCCCGTGCCGCAGGTCGTGGCGATGACGAGGTAGCCGGTGCCGAGCCGGTCGGCGAGGTGCAGGCCCATCGGGTCGAACGGCGGCTGGCCGGGCAGGACGCCGGGACCGCGTTGCAGGTGGCCGTTGTGGGCGGCCAGCACGATGCGGTCCTCACGGCGCAGGACCCAGGCGACGGTGTCCGCCATGGCGGCGTCGCGGACGGCGTAGCCGATGCCGTCGGGGGCGCCGCCGGTGAGCTCGCCGATCACCGTGTCGAGGGCGATGGCGAGGCTCAGCGCGTGGCGGGCGCGTTCGTAGGCGTCGGCGCCGGCGCGGGCGGTGAGGTCGAGGCGCCGGGCGATCAAGCGCGCCATGAGGCGGGACAGGCCCGCCGTCAGCGCGTCCTTGCGTTCGCGCGGCAGGGCGGCGAAGGCGGCGACGGCCTGCGGCGCGGAGAAGACGGAGGCCGGCGCGACGGCGGCCACGGTCTCCCGCAGGGCCGGGTCCGGCCGGTACGCGGGGTCGGCGTCGGCGAGGTAGGCGAGCACGGCGTCCAGCGCCGGCAGCGGGGACACGTTGGAGCCGCCCAGGTCGATGCCGTGGAAGCCGACGGGGCGCGCGGCGGTGGCGTTGTGCGCCCGCATCCACCGCAACTGGTCACGGAGCTGCGTCCATACGCCCATCAGCGAGGTCACGCCGTCGGCCTGGACCCGGCCCAGCTCCTCCGGGCCGCCCTCGCCGCGCACCCAGCCGTCGACCGGACGACCCTCGGTGAAGCCGGACTCAAGCGCGTACGCGCTGAACCCGTGCCGCTCGACCAGATAACGCAGCAGACGGTGACGCAGGAGGTAGAACTCGGCGTTGTAGTGGGAGCTCTCCCCGATCGCCACCACGCGCGCGTCGCCGATCGCCTCATCTAGCCAGGCCAGGTCGTCCAGCGGCGCGGACGGGTCCAGCGTCGCCAGCGGGACGACCGCCTCCTTGCTCAGCGCGGCGCTCACCGACTGACCGCCTTCCGGTAGAGCCGCAGGGCCAGCGGCACGAACACGGCCAGCAGCAGGACCGACCAGAGCAGCGACACCGGCACCGCGTGCCGCAGGGGCCAGGCGTCGGGCACGGGCATGGCCGGGCTGGTGTTGCCGAACAGCTCGCGCGCGCCCTGCACCAGCGTGGAGACCGGGTTCCACTCGGCGACCGGCCGGAGCGGCCCGGGCAGGCGGGTGCTGTCGACGAAGGCGTTGGACAGGAAGACGATCGGGAACGACAGGATGGTCGCCACGTTGTTGAACACCTCGGGGGTGCGCAGGGCCAGCGCGACGGTGGCGGTCACCCAGGAGAAGGCGTAGGAGAACAGCACCAGCATGAAGAAGCCGAGCGCGGCCTCGGCGGGCGAGCTGTGCACCCGCCAGCCGACCAGCAGCCCGACAAGCGCCATCGTGACGATGCTGGTCAAGTTCATGATCAGGTCGCTGACGGTCTGGCCGACGAGCACCGCCGAAGGCGCCATCGGCAGTGTGCGGAACCGGTCGAAGATGCCCTTCTGGAGGTCCTGGGTCAGGGTGTAGCCGGTGATCTGGGCGCTGCTGACGATCGTCATGACGAAGATGCCGGGCAGCAGGTACTCGCCGTACGACATGCCGGGCAGGCTGATCATGCTGCCGAAGACGTAGGTGAACAGCAGCACGAACACGACCGGCAGCATGATCACGCCGCCCAGCAGGTCGGGCACGCGGCGGATCTTCAGCGCGTTGCGCTTGGTGATGGTGACGCCGTCGGCGACGGCGAGACGCAGGGCGTTCATCGTACGCTCTCCTCGATCTTGTCGTCGGCACCGTGCCCGGTGAGGGTCAGGAACACGTCGTCCAGCGTGGGCCGGCGCAGACCGGCGTCGCGCACGGCGATCCGCTCGGCCGCCAGGTGGCCGAGCGCCTTGGTCAGCGCGGCCGCGCCGCCTGCGACCGGGACGGTCACCCGGAGCGCGGCGATGTCGACCTGGATCTCCTCGACGGCGAGCGGCGCCAGCGTGCGCGCGGTGCTCTCCAGGTCGGCGCGGCTGGTCACCGACAGCTCGATGCGGTCGCCGCCGACCTGGTCCTTCAGCTCGTCGGCGGTGCCGAGCGCGATCACCCGGCCGTGGTCGACCACCGCGACGCGGTCGGCGAGCCGGTCGGCCTCCTCCATGTACTGAGTGGTGAGCAGCACGGTGGTGCCCTCGGCCACGAGCTCGGTGATGGTGGCCCACAGGCTCGCCCGGGCGCGCGGGTCGAGGCCGGTGGTGGGCTCGTCGAGGAACAACACAGGCGGCTGGGCGACCAGCGCGCCGGCCAGGTCGAGCCGTCGCCGCATGCCGCCCGACCAGCCCTGCACCGGCCGGTCGGCGGCCCCGGTGAGGTCGAAGCGCTCCAGCAGCTCGCGGGCGCGCTGCCGGCTGCGCCGGACGCCGAGGTGGTAGAGGCGGCCGACCATCTCCAGGTTCTCGGCGCCGGTGAGGTGGTCGTCCACGGCGGCGTACTGGCCGGAGGCGCCGATGCGGGCACGCAGCCGGCGGGCGTCGCGCACGACGTCCAACCCGGCCACCTCGGCGTGACCCGCGTCGGGCTGGAGTAACGTCGTCAGGATCCGCACGGTGGTGGTCTTGCCCGCGCCGTTGGGGCCGAGCAGCCCGAACACCGTGCCCTCGGGGACGCTCAGCTCCAGCCCGTCGAGGGCGGTGACGTCGCCGTACTTCTTGACCAAGCCGGTGGCCTTGATCGCGTCGGACATGGGGGTCTCCCTGGTCGATGGGTCAGGAACGGCGGATGCGGATGTCGCCGTAGGCGGTGTGGGCCCGCACCTCGACGACGTCCTCGGAGGAGCCGGGGCCTTCGGTGGAGTCGAGGCCGACGTCCACCAGCCCGTAGCGCGAGCTGACGTCGAGCCAGGCGGCGCTGCCCTCGCGGATGCCGAGGTCGAGGCCGCCGCCGGTGGTCTCCATGACGACCGCGCCGCGGGCCACCTCGCCGATGCGCACGCTGCCGTAGGCGGTCTTGGCGGCGACGCCGGCCCGCGCGCGGTCGACGGTGATGTCGCCGTAGGCGGAGTTGAGGCGCAGCTCGCCGGTGACCTCGCCGATGCGGAGCTGGCCATGAGAGGTCTTGACGACTGCCGGGCCGTCGACCGTGCCGACCCGGATGTCGCCGTTGGTGGTGGTGATCTCGGCGAAGCCGGCGGCCCGGTCGAGCGAGACGTGACCGTGGGCGGTCTTCAGCCGCACCCGGCCGGCCTGCTCGACGCTGATGTCGCCGTAGGAGGTGGCGAACGCCAGATCGCCGAGCGGGCCGTGACAGTAGAGGCCCTTGGCGGTCTTGGCCTCGACGCGGGAGCCGGCCGGCAGGTGGACCGTCACCTCGACCGAGCCCTCCCAGCCGAGCAGCAGGGAACGGGCCCAGGTGGCGGGCGACTCGACCAGCTTGTCGAGCGACAGGCTCCAGCCGGAGTCGGAGCCGCCGCGGTCGAGGCGGACGAGCAGCCGGCCGCCCGCGTAATCGATCTGTGTGTGCCGGGCGGCCTGCACGTCGGCGTCGTCGAACTCGTCGGACGGGCGGACCTCGACGACGGTGTCGGCGCGCTCGCCCGCGTGGATGCGGATGGTGGCGCCCGCCACGTCGATGAGGGCGTGGATGGGCTCTGGGGTGTCGAAGGTGGGCATCGCGGTTTCCCCGTCGTGGTCGGGCTCGTGGTCAGGTTCGTGAACGGACATCGTCATCACCGCACCCAGCCCCTGTGGCACCCGCCGCCGGGCTGGGACCGCGAGGGCCCGCCGAAGCGCCGACCGGGACGTCGACCGAAACGCTGGCTGGAACGCGGCTCGAAACGCTGGTCAGGACGCTGACCGGGACCTTGGTCGGAGCGCTGGCCGGAGCGGCGGTCGCCGCGGCGGCCTGGCTCGCCGCCGTCGAGCGTGGCGGCGACGGCGCGGACCAGCCAGGCGTTGACCGACAGCCCCTCACGCGCGGCCGCCTCGTCCAGGCGCGGCTTGAGGTGCTCGGGCACCCGGAGCGAGATCCGGGCGGTGCCGCCCTCGTCGCCCTCGGGCGACCCGGGGCGGGCGGCCATCGGCGTCGCGTCGCCCTCGGGCCACCCAGGGCGGACGATCGGCGGCGGCACGCCGCCCTCTGGTCGCTCAAAGCGGCCGGCCGGCGACCTCTCGTCGCTTTCCTCTTCCTCCGCGTACGCGCC encodes:
- a CDS encoding DUF4097 family beta strand repeat-containing protein encodes the protein MSVHEPDHEPDHDGETAMPTFDTPEPIHALIDVAGATIRIHAGERADTVVEVRPSDEFDDADVQAARHTQIDYAGGRLLVRLDRGGSDSGWSLSLDKLVESPATWARSLLLGWEGSVEVTVHLPAGSRVEAKTAKGLYCHGPLGDLAFATSYGDISVEQAGRVRLKTAHGHVSLDRAAGFAEITTTNGDIRVGTVDGPAVVKTSHGQLRIGEVTGELRLNSAYGDITVDRARAGVAAKTAYGSVRIGEVARGAVVMETTGGGLDLGIREGSAAWLDVSSRYGLVDVGLDSTEGPGSSEDVVEVRAHTAYGDIRIRRS
- a CDS encoding erythromycin esterase family protein, encoding MSAALSKEAVVPLATLDPSAPLDDLAWLDEAIGDARVVAIGESSHYNAEFYLLRHRLLRYLVERHGFSAYALESGFTEGRPVDGWVRGEGGPEELGRVQADGVTSLMGVWTQLRDQLRWMRAHNATAARPVGFHGIDLGGSNVSPLPALDAVLAYLADADPAYRPDPALRETVAAVAPASVFSAPQAVAAFAALPRERKDALTAGLSRLMARLIARRLDLTARAGADAYERARHALSLAIALDTVIGELTGGAPDGIGYAVRDAAMADTVAWVLRREDRIVLAAHNGHLQRGPGVLPGQPPFDPMGLHLADRLGTGYLVIATTCGTGQVLTTSHADFRSGRFFAPLEPPEPGSLDALMAATADGPFATDLRRLSPADAALVRAAGRQRLGTLYTEVDALSAYDIVIHLPHVTPANPDPDALAHTPEEVRATFAGTTDDPPSTT
- a CDS encoding ABC transporter permease, which produces MNALRLAVADGVTITKRNALKIRRVPDLLGGVIMLPVVFVLLFTYVFGSMISLPGMSYGEYLLPGIFVMTIVSSAQITGYTLTQDLQKGIFDRFRTLPMAPSAVLVGQTVSDLIMNLTSIVTMALVGLLVGWRVHSSPAEAALGFFMLVLFSYAFSWVTATVALALRTPEVFNNVATILSFPIVFLSNAFVDSTRLPGPLRPVAEWNPVSTLVQGARELFGNTSPAMPVPDAWPLRHAVPVSLLWSVLLLAVFVPLALRLYRKAVSR
- a CDS encoding toxin-antitoxin system HicB family antitoxin encodes the protein MDLAPYIDHLRRELTVAAGARGEEAHALTVRLTAALEPAVRLALLEAVSTAADEITRDLAPGCVEVRLVGRDVGFVVTPPLHHDGGAYAEEEESDERSPAGRFERPEGGVPPPIVRPGWPEGDATPMAARPGSPEGDEGGTARISLRVPEHLKPRLDEAAAREGLSVNAWLVRAVAATLDGGEPGRRGDRRSGQRSDQGPGQRPDQRFEPRSSQRFGRRPGRRFGGPSRSQPGGGCHRGWVR
- a CDS encoding ATP-binding cassette domain-containing protein → MSDAIKATGLVKKYGDVTALDGLELSVPEGTVFGLLGPNGAGKTTTVRILTTLLQPDAGHAEVAGLDVVRDARRLRARIGASGQYAAVDDHLTGAENLEMVGRLYHLGVRRSRQRARELLERFDLTGAADRPVQGWSGGMRRRLDLAGALVAQPPVLFLDEPTTGLDPRARASLWATITELVAEGTTVLLTTQYMEEADRLADRVAVVDHGRVIALGTADELKDQVGGDRIELSVTSRADLESTARTLAPLAVEEIQVDIAALRVTVPVAGGAAALTKALGHLAAERIAVRDAGLRRPTLDDVFLTLTGHGADDKIEESVR